The nucleotide window ctaccaagggtgacaaagtgaaactgtctcaaaaaaatgtcaGAGAAGGCTCCGTACCTGTAGCTGAGGAGAAtgtcagcccagcccaggcctgctaaacaatgacaactacaaccaacaaatagctgggtgttgtggtgggtgcctgcagtcctagctactcgggaggctgaggcaagagaatcgctaaagaccaggacttggaggttgccgtgagatgtgatgccatggcactacccagggcgacagctttgaggctctgtctcaaaaagaaaagaaaaaagcttggcacccatacctcagtgcttagggtgccagctgcatacaccgaggctggcaggttcaagctagACCCTGCTAACCAATGActacgattaaaaaaaaaaaaaaaaaaaaagccaggctttgtggcaggcacctgtagtcccagctacttgagaggctgagcaagagaatcgcttgagcccaagaagtagagattgctgtaagctgtgatgcaagGACATGGTGAGATAAGACAATTGGAGGCAAGTTTTTGAGgcaagtcttactttgttgcccctgtagactgccgtggcatcatagatcacagaacactcttgggctcatgtgattctcttgcttcagcctctcaagtagctaagactataggagcctgccacaatgcccagctatttctatttagagacagggtcttgctcttgctcaggctggtctcaaacctgtgagctcaggcaatccacacacctcagcctctcagaatgaagggccaggcatggaggcaacttagcactatgggaggctaaggcagattgCTTGGGACCAGGAGTTTGGAGTCATGCCACAGTACTACCTACAGCTTGAcagacagagcgagaccctatataaaagaaaaatagatgaattGCCCCATGTACCAAAGATAAATGAAGCACATTCAAGTCAAAGGTTAAACCATAGGTATAAAAGCCACCATTCCAGGACTGGGTGCTAGAGGCAGGAACTGCAACAAGGAAATAGCTCAAAAGGCCAGGGATGGGGCCAAACCTGCCTGGGCTCAGGCGTAAGACAGAACCTTAAGTTTCGATAGTCTTGATACCACCCATTGCTGGTacccctataaagaaaagcaacaGGGTCCATTAATGATTATTTTCTTCAACTTTTACTCATTTCTGACCCTAAACATAGGCTATTCAACTTGGGATCAGGCAACTCAGAAATCTAAGATCCTAAACTGACTTCTAAGTGTGTACGGACCAAACTCTATCCAAGTCCAATCTCCATTCTGCAAGAATTCTCCTTATGATTCCTACATGTTGGGACCCCCAAATGCTCAATTTAGAGCTTTTAAAACCTCAGGCTCAGAAGTCCAAGTGAAGGTTAGGTGCAAGGGTTCACAACcattatcctagcactctaggaggctgtggcaggtggatcacctgagctcaggttcAATACCAACCTGACAAAGAGCCagacccatctcaaaaaatagctgggcattgtggcaggcacctgtagtcccaactcagggaggctgaggcaagaggactgcttgagttgaagttgctgtgagctattaccccaaggcacactaccgagggctaCGAAGTGACTGTCTGAAAAagtctaggcttggtgcctacagctcagtggctagggcaacaaccacatacccaggagctggtggttttgaaccccccctgggccagccaaacaataactataatcaaaaaatggccaggtgtggtggggcctgtagtgccagctacttgggaagctaaggcaggagaatcgcgtgggcccaggagttttagattgctgagctgtgaccccacagccctctactgagggcaatacagtgagacagtctcaaaaaaaaaaagtctaaatgaAACATCTGACACACGTAAGGAGCTTCAGGGCACAGGTTAAGAAAGCTGCCAAGGGCTATGAATCAGTGTCTTCATTAAAGGTCTTGTCCCATATCCCACTTTTaggcagaagcagcagcacaACCTACGGTGTCTGCCTGATATGCCCCTTAGGGTAACTCGAAAAGCTTCAGTCCTATTTAGTAATCCTGTCACATTAAGTATCTAAGACTGCAGGCTTTGGGGGGCATGGGAAGACAAGGATCTGCTGTGTCACCTGTGTTAGAGTACCACAATTCACTggagcctccaactcctgatcctcttgctttggcctcccaaagagctaggattaatGGTGCCACCAGAACCCAGACTGAATACAGGAGGGTTTTTTTGATAGTAGAAAAAACGAATGCTCTACTGTCTCTTGTACCTAACTATCCATCACTGAAGGAACAGTGCCAAGGCACATAAGTGTCAGCTCACAAATGTCCCCCACCCCAATTATAGGAAAACATGAGATGGTATCATTAGGGTTTATTACAATGTGCCTTAATACAGGCGCTGGGGCTTGCCCATGGTGCTTTTAATGTACAAAGCCCGGACGTTCTGCCAATTTTTCTTAAGCAATGACACCAAGAAGTTAACAGCCAGGTGGATGTTGTACACCAGCtcatcatctgtcatcttcacatGGCCAACAGCCACAGCCAGACAAAGAACCtaggaagaggggaagagagtcAAATCAGGTTGGTGGAAGAATGGTAGACAGCCTGCCTATCTCGCCTCATGACCTAATGAGCCAGTGCTTGGACACAGGCCAAGAAGACCAAGGTTATTCAAAAGCTTCAATCCTGCTTACTGCCTCTGTCAAATATCATTAAGTACCCTCAGAAACATGAACCAAGGTTCCTATGGGGGGCCCCAAAtgggtaaaatttgaattctgcCAGAATACCCACTTACGACAACCCACTACACTGCCTTACCTTCTTCATCTGGAACTTGATTGTGGACTTCACCTCATCAACTTTGGCCACCATATTTTCATTGTGGGTCAGCAGGGAAGGAAATTTGCCAGCTTTATTTAGACCAGGGCCAAGGATTCGTGGGATCTGCTTGATAAGAGACTCTGAGGCCAAAAAGGCATCATACTTCTTGGCTGTTAAAGAGAAAACCATTGGATGCTTAGCCACCGGA belongs to Nycticebus coucang isolate mNycCou1 chromosome 9, mNycCou1.pri, whole genome shotgun sequence and includes:
- the RPL10A gene encoding 60S ribosomal protein L10a, with translation MSSKVSRDTLYEAVREVLHGNQRKRRKFLETVELQISLKNYDPQKDKRFSGTVRLKSTPRPKFSVCVLGDQQHCDEAKAVDIPHMDIEALKKLNKNKKLVKKLAKKYDAFLASESLIKQIPRILGPGLNKAGKFPSLLTHNENMVAKVDEVKSTIKFQMKKVLCLAVAVGHVKMTDDELVYNIHLAVNFLVSLLKKNWQNVRALYIKSTMGKPQRLY